A part of Desulfomicrobium baculatum DSM 4028 genomic DNA contains:
- a CDS encoding UTP--glucose-1-phosphate uridylyltransferase produces the protein MAQDISCVSVDDPKLSTLFRPFALKMEQQGLPPIVINTFKCYFNQFLYGAQVKLSDRDVMAVHDDELADYDAMEQFKDKGEKALGKTAVIKLNGGLGTSMGLESAKSLIPVKEGLSFLDLILLQASTVRTHYGVDFPQVFMNSFKTHMDTMLKVGDFHNGTTGIDLAFLQHRYPKIMAKDHSPASWPRNPELEWNPPGHGDIYTAMITSGILDALLDKGYLYAFISNSDNLGAIMNRRLLGYMVHHNLPFLMEVARRTEQDKKGGHLCRLKKNKQLALREVAQCPDNEMESFCDIEKYKFFNTNSIWIDLRILQSVFISHRMMPLDLIINPKSLDPRDPSSPKVFQLETAMGSAITNFLNAQAVIVPRKRFAPVKTTNDLLLVMSDCFVRTERETIIPNPDRSTPMPSISLDENYFKKIDAFLARFPKNPPSLLKCDSLVIEGDVRFEEDVRCVGDVRLVNRGPKQEVIKAGSVLQGETVFA, from the coding sequence ATGGCCCAGGATATCAGTTGCGTCAGCGTCGACGACCCCAAACTCTCCACTCTCTTCAGGCCCTTTGCCCTGAAGATGGAGCAGCAAGGACTGCCGCCCATCGTCATCAACACCTTCAAGTGTTACTTTAACCAATTCCTGTACGGCGCCCAGGTCAAGCTTTCCGACCGCGACGTCATGGCCGTGCATGACGACGAACTGGCAGATTACGATGCCATGGAGCAGTTCAAGGACAAGGGTGAAAAAGCGCTGGGAAAGACCGCGGTCATTAAGCTCAATGGGGGCCTTGGCACCAGCATGGGCCTGGAGTCGGCCAAGTCGCTTATTCCGGTCAAGGAGGGGCTCAGCTTTCTGGACCTCATCCTGCTGCAGGCCTCGACGGTCCGTACCCACTACGGGGTGGATTTTCCGCAAGTCTTCATGAACAGCTTCAAGACGCACATGGACACCATGCTCAAAGTCGGGGACTTTCATAACGGCACGACCGGCATCGACCTCGCTTTTCTGCAGCATCGCTACCCCAAGATCATGGCCAAAGACCACAGCCCCGCGTCCTGGCCCCGGAATCCGGAGCTGGAATGGAATCCTCCGGGACACGGAGACATCTACACCGCCATGATCACCTCGGGCATCCTCGATGCCCTGCTGGACAAAGGCTACCTGTACGCTTTCATTTCCAACTCCGACAATCTCGGAGCCATCATGAATCGCCGCCTGCTCGGCTACATGGTCCACCACAACCTGCCTTTTTTGATGGAAGTCGCCCGTCGCACGGAACAGGACAAAAAAGGCGGGCATCTCTGCCGCCTGAAAAAGAACAAGCAGCTCGCTCTGCGCGAAGTGGCCCAGTGTCCCGACAACGAGATGGAATCGTTCTGCGACATCGAAAAATACAAATTCTTCAACACCAATTCCATCTGGATAGACCTGCGCATCCTGCAGTCTGTTTTCATCTCGCATCGCATGATGCCGCTTGACCTGATCATAAACCCCAAAAGCCTGGATCCTCGCGATCCGTCCTCGCCAAAAGTTTTTCAACTGGAAACGGCAATGGGTTCGGCCATCACCAATTTCCTTAATGCCCAGGCCGTCATCGTGCCCCGAAAACGCTTTGCCCCGGTCAAAACGACAAATGACCTGCTCCTTGTCATGTCCGACTGCTTTGTACGCACGGAGCGCGAGACCATCATCCCCAACCCGGATCGCAGCACACCCATGCCGTCCATCTCTTTGGACGAAAACTATTTCAAGAAAATAGACGCGTTCCTGGCCCGTTTCCCCAAAAACCCGCCGTCCCTGCTCAAATGCGACAGCCTCGTGATCGAAGGAGATGTCCGCTTCGAGGAAGACGTTCGTTGCGTGGGCGATGTACGCCTCGTCAACAGAGGGCCGAAGCAGGAAGTGATCAAAGCCGGCTCCGTACTGCAGGGAGAGACCGTCTTTGCGTGA
- a CDS encoding ABC transporter substrate binding protein, translated as MPSLRAVLLLLILALCPASALAAKQVLILNSYHPDYKWSSDIMHGLEATLHQYDPEVFIHVEHMDTKRNLDPAYLAGLPRFMELKYAFLRPDLVITVDESAFFFFLEHGARIFPDTPVVFCGVNTNPLPPLPKNMTGVREYSDLNTNVKLMRRLHPQMRELVVIADKTATGDAAVAELRKAVPPDLPLQVLEDMPLPDLVDRVKEIGPETGLLFLLYFQDRDGQVYDATEAISAISGASPVPVYGIWNFLMGHGLFGGYLTNAYEQGRVAGNMAGQILSGKNPADVPVTYDDGIQLEVDMRQMERFGITPDRLPPDTRFFNAKADTEHEILLLHSYHTGFKWTDDLQAGIRESLGADAAKLEMHVEYMDTKRHPEPEFTYLNYTVLREKYQSTNFSVVLTSDDNAFNFARQYRQTLFNNAPIVFCGVNYLADPASLSAQGITGVLESYDIVATVQAAAGLLPKATKLYVINDATPTGIGNHNRFEEVRHLLPDRLDIELLENMSMTRLLERLPSLPPDSFILLMSFNQDRDGNTYSYEESCRKIVDVSPVPVFSFWDFYLGSGSVGGMVTSGRHQGLAAGNLARSILGGQKAEDLPIITKSPNALIFDADAMKKHGLDFSLLPKGAALINDDPDSSRYTRAVWTITVLMLIIAMLLFIFVFVYRHQHRKRRALEHSVRIDPLTGASTRSAFDSEMPHRLKIATEKNEKFMFCYVDVDKLKQVNDTYGHIHGDTYLKEVVSIIRACIRASDEIYRVGGDEFVLIFPGCGPEELQRIWGQVHAHIDALNNSGTIPYTMGLTHGCTVFNPQEPQDIASLLKKADQSMYRRKQPHSSQP; from the coding sequence TTGCCGTCGCTCCGGGCCGTGCTTCTGCTCTTGATCCTGGCCCTGTGCCCGGCAAGCGCCCTTGCGGCCAAACAGGTTCTCATCCTCAACTCCTACCACCCGGACTACAAATGGTCCTCCGACATCATGCACGGTCTGGAGGCGACCCTGCATCAGTACGATCCGGAAGTGTTCATTCATGTCGAGCACATGGACACCAAGCGCAACCTCGATCCCGCCTATCTCGCCGGCCTACCCAGATTCATGGAACTCAAATACGCTTTCCTGCGCCCCGATCTGGTCATCACGGTGGACGAAAGCGCCTTCTTTTTCTTTCTTGAACACGGGGCACGCATCTTTCCGGACACGCCGGTCGTGTTTTGCGGCGTGAACACCAACCCCCTGCCCCCGCTGCCCAAAAACATGACCGGCGTGCGCGAGTACTCGGACCTGAACACGAACGTGAAACTCATGCGCAGGTTGCATCCGCAAATGCGCGAGCTCGTGGTCATTGCGGACAAGACGGCAACGGGCGATGCCGCCGTGGCTGAGTTGCGCAAGGCCGTCCCGCCGGACCTGCCTCTGCAGGTGCTTGAGGATATGCCGCTGCCGGACCTGGTAGACAGGGTCAAAGAGATTGGACCGGAAACGGGACTTCTTTTTCTGCTCTATTTCCAGGACCGCGATGGGCAGGTCTATGACGCGACGGAAGCCATCTCGGCCATTTCCGGGGCCAGCCCCGTGCCGGTTTACGGAATCTGGAATTTTCTCATGGGGCATGGGCTTTTCGGCGGATATCTGACCAACGCATACGAACAGGGCCGGGTGGCAGGCAACATGGCCGGGCAGATCCTGTCCGGAAAAAATCCCGCCGACGTTCCCGTCACCTATGACGACGGAATCCAGCTTGAAGTGGACATGCGGCAAATGGAACGATTTGGAATCACGCCGGACCGGCTGCCCCCCGATACCAGATTTTTCAATGCCAAAGCGGATACGGAGCACGAAATTCTGCTTCTGCATTCCTACCACACGGGATTCAAGTGGACTGACGACCTGCAGGCCGGAATCCGGGAAAGCCTGGGCGCGGACGCCGCAAAACTCGAAATGCATGTCGAATACATGGACACCAAACGGCATCCCGAGCCTGAATTCACCTACCTCAACTACACCGTGCTGCGCGAAAAATACCAGTCCACCAATTTCTCCGTCGTGCTGACCTCCGACGACAACGCCTTCAATTTTGCCCGCCAGTACCGGCAGACCTTGTTCAACAACGCGCCCATCGTCTTTTGCGGCGTGAACTATCTTGCGGACCCCGCGTCCCTTTCCGCGCAAGGCATTACGGGCGTGCTCGAATCCTACGACATCGTCGCTACGGTGCAGGCCGCAGCCGGGCTCCTGCCCAAAGCCACGAAGCTCTATGTCATCAACGACGCCACGCCGACCGGCATCGGCAACCACAACCGCTTTGAAGAAGTGCGTCACCTCCTGCCGGACCGACTCGACATCGAACTGCTCGAGAACATGTCCATGACCCGTCTGCTGGAACGCCTGCCCTCGCTGCCACCGGACAGCTTCATCCTGCTCATGAGCTTCAATCAGGATCGGGACGGAAACACCTATTCCTACGAAGAGAGCTGCAGAAAAATCGTGGACGTCAGCCCCGTGCCCGTCTTTTCCTTCTGGGACTTCTACCTGGGCTCGGGATCCGTGGGCGGAATGGTCACCAGCGGCCGCCACCAGGGATTGGCGGCGGGAAATCTGGCCCGGAGCATCCTTGGCGGGCAAAAGGCCGAAGACCTGCCCATCATTACCAAAAGTCCCAACGCGCTCATTTTTGACGCCGATGCCATGAAAAAGCATGGTCTGGACTTCAGTCTGCTTCCCAAAGGAGCCGCTCTCATCAATGATGACCCAGACTCATCCCGCTACACGCGCGCCGTGTGGACAATCACGGTCCTGATGCTGATCATCGCCATGCTGCTTTTCATCTTTGTCTTCGTTTACCGTCACCAGCACCGCAAACGCCGGGCTCTGGAACATTCCGTGCGCATTGATCCCCTGACCGGGGCGAGCACCAGAAGCGCCTTTGATTCGGAAATGCCGCACCGGCTCAAAATCGCTACGGAGAAAAATGAAAAATTCATGTTCTGCTACGTGGATGTGGACAAGCTCAAGCAGGTCAACGACACGTACGGGCATATCCATGGCGACACCTATTTGAAGGAAGTCGTCTCCATCATCCGCGCCTGCATCCGCGCCAGTGATGAAATCTATCGTGTCGGCGGAGATGAGTTCGTGCTGATCTTTCCCGGATGCGGCCCGGAGGAGCTACAGCGGATCTGGGGACAGGTGCACGCCCATATCGACGCCCTCAACAACTCCGGCACGATCCCTTACACCATGGGACTCACGCACGGATGCACGGTCTTCAATCCGCAGGAACCGCAGGATATCGCATCCCTGCTCAAAAAAGCCGACCAGTCCATGTACCGCCGAAAGCAGCCCCACTCGTCCCAACCCTGA
- a CDS encoding methyl-accepting chemotaxis protein, translated as MSIRLGIRNRLLLLVGVMLVFIGVVVAFFVYQAASTKTQMIDRVGIIMTDEAKDKIMVLTQAITNSVAASIKNITDQDEKIGIIKNLVYGIRFEKDQSGYIFVYQETTNRVMPPNPAMEGTDLKDLKDPNGLYFIRELNETAKKGGGFVEYVFDKPGKGNQPKVSYSTMIPGTDLWIGTGVYIDNIAEAQAKVAADLESAAARSLTIAMSFIGAGFAFLVLPLAIFLIRSIITPLQRMIGMLKDIAQGEGDLTARLRDTSGTETQELAEWFNKFVEQVHGIIREVAGNSAQVNQASTGLLSLATNLRGASSDMTAKSTNVAAATEEMSSNMNSVASAMEEFSINIGTVATASEEMTATIAEISQNASKAKDITGHAVGKATEASRRVDELGRAAREIDKVTETITAISSQTNLLALNATIEAARAGEAGRGFAVVANEIKELAMQTARATEEIRGKIQGIQGATGITVSEIQQVSQVINEVDIIVGTIAAAVEEQSVTTRDIADSVGQASQGVQEVNENVSQAESVTRDIAKEVASVNAASEDIAHSAAAVQTSSESLSALARDLNTMVGKFRI; from the coding sequence ATGAGCATACGTTTGGGAATTCGCAACAGGCTGCTTTTATTGGTTGGCGTGATGCTTGTCTTCATCGGAGTCGTGGTCGCTTTTTTTGTCTACCAGGCAGCGAGCACCAAAACACAGATGATAGATCGCGTGGGCATAATCATGACCGATGAGGCCAAGGACAAGATCATGGTTCTGACCCAGGCGATAACCAACAGCGTGGCGGCAAGCATAAAGAACATCACCGATCAGGATGAAAAAATAGGCATCATCAAAAATCTTGTATACGGCATTCGTTTCGAGAAAGATCAATCGGGCTATATTTTTGTCTATCAGGAAACCACCAACAGGGTCATGCCTCCGAACCCGGCCATGGAAGGGACCGACCTCAAGGACCTTAAAGACCCCAATGGATTGTATTTCATCCGCGAATTAAACGAGACGGCCAAGAAAGGCGGCGGATTCGTCGAATATGTTTTCGACAAGCCAGGGAAAGGTAACCAGCCCAAGGTCAGTTATTCCACCATGATCCCGGGCACTGATTTATGGATCGGCACCGGCGTCTATATCGACAATATCGCCGAAGCCCAGGCAAAAGTCGCAGCGGATCTGGAAAGCGCGGCTGCGAGGTCCCTGACCATAGCCATGTCCTTTATCGGCGCCGGGTTCGCCTTTCTGGTTCTGCCCTTGGCCATCTTCCTCATCCGTTCCATCATCACTCCGCTGCAACGCATGATCGGCATGCTTAAAGACATTGCCCAGGGCGAGGGCGACCTCACCGCCCGCCTGAGGGACACCTCCGGCACCGAGACTCAGGAACTTGCCGAATGGTTCAACAAATTCGTGGAACAGGTGCACGGCATCATCCGCGAGGTGGCGGGCAATTCCGCGCAGGTCAACCAGGCCTCGACCGGGCTGCTGAGTCTGGCCACCAATCTGCGCGGTGCCTCCAGCGACATGACTGCCAAATCCACCAACGTGGCCGCGGCCACGGAAGAGATGAGCTCCAACATGAACTCCGTGGCCTCGGCCATGGAAGAATTCTCCATCAATATTGGGACGGTGGCCACAGCCTCCGAAGAAATGACCGCCACCATCGCCGAGATATCCCAGAACGCCAGCAAGGCCAAAGACATCACCGGGCATGCTGTCGGCAAGGCCACGGAAGCCTCGCGCCGGGTGGACGAACTGGGCCGCGCCGCGCGGGAAATCGACAAGGTCACCGAGACCATCACCGCCATCTCCTCCCAGACCAACCTGCTGGCTTTGAACGCCACCATCGAGGCCGCCCGGGCCGGCGAGGCCGGACGCGGATTTGCCGTTGTCGCCAACGAGATCAAGGAACTGGCCATGCAGACCGCCCGCGCCACCGAAGAAATCCGGGGCAAAATCCAGGGTATCCAAGGCGCGACCGGGATCACGGTGTCGGAAATTCAGCAGGTCAGCCAGGTCATCAATGAAGTGGACATCATTGTTGGCACCATTGCCGCCGCTGTCGAGGAGCAGTCCGTCACGACCCGCGACATCGCGGACAGCGTCGGCCAGGCTTCGCAGGGCGTGCAGGAAGTGAATGAAAATGTGTCCCAGGCAGAATCCGTGACCCGCGACATCGCCAAGGAAGTGGCTTCCGTGAACGCCGCCTCCGAGGATATCGCGCATTCGGCCGCGGCGGTTCAGACCAGTTCCGAAAGTTTGAGCGCCCTGGCCCGCGACCTGAACACCATGGTCGGCAAGTTCAGAATCTGA
- a CDS encoding methyl-accepting chemotaxis protein — protein sequence MAIRFGIRNRLLFLVGIMLVFMGAVVAFFVYQANGTKDQMIDKVGQIMNADARDKIMVATSNMAASLGSAVKGMTSDTERIPLISELINDIRFEEDKSGYFFVYQETTCRVLPTKKEVEGKDLGGNKDVNGLLYVQELRKQAHAGGGFVEYVFDKPGKGDQPKIAYSMMIPGTDLWIGTGVYIDNIAEAQAAVASDLKSAAARSLTIALSFIGAGFAFLVLPLTIFLIRSIITPLQRMIGMLKDIAKGEGDLTARLKDTSGTETQELAEWFNKFVEQVHGIIREVAGNSAQVNQASTGLLSLATNLRGASSDMTAKSTNVAAATEEMSSNMNSVASAMEEFSINIGTVATASEEMTATIAEISQNASKAKDITGHAVGKATEASRRVDELGHAAREIDKVTETITAISSQTNLLALNATIEAARAGEAGRGFAVVANEIKELAMQTARATEEIRGKIQGIQGATGVTVSEIQQVSQVINEVDSIVGTIAAAVEEQSVTTRDIADNVGQASLGVQEVNENVSQAETVTRDIAKEVASVNAASGDIAQSAEAVQASSESLSGLARDLNAMVGKFKI from the coding sequence ATGGCCATTCGATTCGGAATCCGCAATCGTTTACTCTTTTTGGTCGGCATCATGCTTGTTTTCATGGGCGCGGTAGTGGCCTTTTTCGTCTACCAGGCCAATGGAACCAAGGATCAGATGATCGACAAGGTCGGACAGATCATGAACGCCGACGCGCGTGACAAGATCATGGTCGCCACCTCGAACATGGCGGCAAGCCTCGGTTCGGCCGTGAAAGGGATGACAAGTGATACGGAACGGATCCCCCTTATCAGCGAACTCATCAACGACATCCGTTTCGAGGAGGACAAGTCCGGCTACTTCTTTGTCTACCAGGAGACGACATGCCGGGTTCTGCCGACCAAGAAAGAGGTCGAGGGCAAGGATCTCGGTGGGAACAAAGACGTGAACGGGCTCTTGTATGTGCAGGAACTGCGCAAGCAGGCCCATGCTGGAGGCGGATTCGTCGAATACGTCTTTGACAAGCCCGGCAAAGGCGACCAGCCCAAAATCGCCTACTCGATGATGATCCCCGGCACGGATTTGTGGATCGGCACTGGCGTCTACATCGACAATATCGCCGAAGCCCAGGCCGCAGTGGCATCTGATCTCAAGAGCGCGGCCGCCAGATCCCTGACCATAGCCCTGTCCTTTATCGGCGCCGGGTTCGCCTTTCTGGTTCTGCCCCTGACCATCTTCCTCATCCGCTCCATCATCACCCCGCTGCAGCGCATGATCGGCATGCTCAAAGACATTGCCAAGGGCGAGGGCGACCTCACCGCCCGCCTGAAAGACACCTCCGGCACCGAAACCCAGGAACTGGCCGAATGGTTCAACAAATTCGTGGAACAGGTGCACGGCATCATCCGCGAGGTGGCGGGCAATTCCGCGCAGGTCAACCAGGCCTCGACCGGGCTGCTGAGTCTGGCCACCAATCTGCGCGGTGCCTCCAGCGACATGACCGCCAAATCCACCAACGTGGCCGCGGCCACGGAAGAGATGAGCTCCAACATGAACTCCGTGGCCTCGGCCATGGAAGAATTCTCCATCAATATCGGGACGGTGGCCACAGCCTCCGAAGAAATGACCGCCACCATCGCCGAGATATCCCAGAACGCCAGCAAGGCCAAAGACATCACCGGGCACGCCGTCGGCAAGGCCACGGAAGCTTCGCGCCGGGTGGACGAGCTGGGCCACGCCGCGCGGGAAATCGACAAGGTCACCGAGACCATCACCGCCATCTCCTCCCAGACCAACCTGCTGGCTTTGAACGCCACCATTGAGGCCGCCAGGGCCGGCGAGGCCGGACGCGGATTTGCCGTTGTCGCCAACGAGATCAAGGAACTTGCCATGCAGACCGCCCGCGCCACCGAGGAAATCCGGGGCAAAATCCAGGGCATCCAGGGCGCGACCGGGGTCACCGTGTCGGAAATTCAGCAGGTCAGCCAGGTCATCAATGAAGTGGACTCCATCGTCGGCACCATTGCCGCTGCTGTCGAGGAGCAGTCCGTCACGACCCGCGACATAGCCGACAACGTCGGCCAGGCATCGCTGGGCGTGCAGGAAGTCAACGAGAATGTGTCCCAGGCCGAAACCGTGACCCGCGACATCGCCAAGGAAGTGGCCTCCGTGAACGCCGCCTCCGGCGATATCGCCCAGTCGGCCGAAGCGGTCCAGGCCAGCTCCGAGAGCCTGAGCGGTCTGGCGCGCGACCTCAATGCCATGGTCGGCAAGTTTAAGATCTGA
- a CDS encoding Lnb N-terminal periplasmic domain-containing protein, with the protein MRAFIRIGAQALLYAVLLGVVFWSVLAVYYGDLPQLWRIPAAAAAGGLLLGTLMLRRWRMRLAVFSLVFSVFLLWWFAREPSNTRNWQPDVAILPRAEIKGDLITLRNIRNCEYTSETEYTVSHYDKTVRLSELKAVDLFLVYWGSPLIAHTMLSFQFGENDFVCISIETRKTVDEEYSALRGFFRQYELIYVLADERDLVRLRTNYRNEDVYLYRLAFNPDVAGPVFLQYLHQMNALYESPQWYNALLSNCTTSIRANALTHTRDARIDWRMLVNGFVDEMAYERGMLDTRIPFAELRRLSHINSRAQALGDDPDFSLRIRDGLRTPG; encoded by the coding sequence ATGAGAGCATTTATCCGTATCGGCGCCCAGGCTCTGCTCTATGCCGTGCTGCTGGGGGTGGTCTTCTGGAGTGTGCTGGCCGTATATTACGGTGATCTGCCACAGCTCTGGCGTATTCCAGCTGCAGCGGCGGCAGGAGGATTGCTGCTGGGGACTCTCATGCTGCGCAGGTGGCGAATGCGGCTGGCAGTGTTCAGCCTCGTGTTTTCTGTGTTCCTGCTCTGGTGGTTTGCCCGGGAACCGTCCAACACCAGGAACTGGCAGCCCGATGTCGCCATTCTCCCGCGTGCCGAAATCAAAGGCGACCTGATCACGCTGCGCAATATCCGCAATTGCGAATACACTTCCGAAACCGAGTACACCGTGAGTCATTACGACAAGACGGTGCGCCTCTCAGAGCTCAAGGCCGTGGACCTGTTTCTGGTTTACTGGGGCTCGCCGCTGATTGCCCACACCATGCTCAGCTTTCAATTCGGGGAAAATGATTTCGTCTGCATCTCCATCGAGACCCGTAAGACCGTTGACGAGGAATATTCGGCGCTGCGCGGATTTTTTCGACAGTACGAGCTGATTTACGTGCTGGCCGACGAACGCGATCTGGTCCGCCTGCGCACCAATTACCGCAATGAGGACGTGTATCTGTATCGGCTGGCTTTCAATCCGGATGTGGCGGGGCCTGTTTTTCTCCAGTATCTGCATCAGATGAATGCGCTTTATGAAAGCCCGCAATGGTACAACGCCCTTCTGAGCAATTGCACGACCAGTATTCGTGCAAACGCGCTGACCCATACCCGCGACGCCCGTATCGATTGGCGCATGCTGGTCAACGGGTTTGTGGATGAGATGGCCTACGAGCGAGGCATGCTCGATACCAGAATCCCTTTCGCCGAGCTCAGGAGGCTCAGTCACATCAACTCGCGCGCGCAGGCCCTGGGTGATGATCCGGATTTTTCCTTGCGCATCCGGGACGGGCTCAGGACGCCTGGATAA